A region from the Janthinobacterium agaricidamnosum genome encodes:
- a CDS encoding FKBP-type peptidyl-prolyl cis-trans isomerase, with protein MKIAKNTVVTVNYKLSDAQDNLIEDGRQPMVYLHGDYENTLPKIEEELDGKEVGYSNTIQIEPDDAFGEYDPALVKVEPRNRLPEPLEVGMQFEGMPESDSPDEEAMIFTVTDIADDKVVLDGNHPLAGIALRFSLTVADVREATEEEIAHGHVHGAHGHDHGDEDDEGEEGDHFRTHPIH; from the coding sequence ATGAAGATTGCCAAAAATACGGTCGTGACTGTCAACTACAAACTGTCAGACGCGCAAGACAATCTGATCGAAGACGGCCGTCAGCCGATGGTCTACCTGCACGGTGATTATGAAAACACCCTGCCGAAGATCGAAGAAGAGCTCGACGGCAAGGAAGTTGGCTATTCCAACACGATCCAGATCGAACCGGATGATGCTTTCGGTGAATACGATCCCGCCCTGGTCAAGGTCGAGCCGCGCAATCGCCTGCCTGAGCCGCTGGAAGTGGGCATGCAGTTCGAAGGCATGCCGGAAAGCGATTCGCCGGACGAAGAAGCGATGATCTTCACCGTGACCGATATCGCCGACGACAAAGTCGTGCTGGATGGCAACCATCCACTGGCCGGCATCGCGCTGCGCTTCTCGCTGACCGTCGCTGACGTGCGCGAAGCCACCGAAGAAGAAATCGCCCATGGCCACGTGCATGGCGCACACGGCCATGACCATGGCGATGAAGATGATGAAGGCGAAGAGGGCGATCACTTCCGCACGCACCCGATTCATTAA
- a CDS encoding cupin domain-containing protein: MKKLTLLGDITPAQFLRDYWHKKPLLIRQAVPGFKALFDVKALAELAALDHVESRLVSHADGHWNMQQGPLTSLPSLKQKEWTLLVQGANLHSAKADALLRQFRFLPDARLDDLMVSFATDGGGVGPHFDSYDVFLLQGQGKRHWRIGAQKDLSLIDGLPLKILSNFTPDEEFTLEPGDMLYLPPHYAHDGVAIGDCQTYSIGFRSPSFQELGEAFLQFMADSIDLPGIYSDPDLKASGKPAEIPREMLSTIAEEMNKVRFTEEDVTIFLGEHLSEPKHNVFFTPLSKPLTVGRFADAAQKKGVVLSRKTLMLYRGKNVFINGESFAIGKADKTALETLANERALDGAAVAQASDDVMDALYTWYQDGWIELA; this comes from the coding sequence ATGAAAAAATTAACTCTCCTCGGCGATATCACGCCGGCGCAATTCCTGCGCGACTACTGGCATAAAAAACCCTTGTTGATCCGTCAAGCCGTGCCTGGCTTCAAGGCGCTGTTCGATGTCAAGGCCCTGGCCGAGCTGGCTGCCCTGGACCACGTCGAATCGCGTCTGGTCAGCCATGCGGATGGACACTGGAACATGCAGCAAGGTCCACTGACCAGCCTGCCCTCGCTCAAACAGAAGGAATGGACCCTGCTGGTGCAGGGCGCCAACTTGCACAGCGCCAAGGCCGACGCCCTGCTGCGCCAGTTCCGCTTCCTGCCCGACGCGCGCCTGGACGACCTGATGGTCAGCTTCGCCACCGATGGCGGCGGCGTGGGCCCGCATTTCGATTCCTATGACGTATTCCTTCTGCAAGGCCAGGGCAAGCGCCACTGGCGCATCGGTGCGCAGAAGGACCTGAGCCTCATCGACGGCTTGCCGCTGAAAATCCTCAGCAACTTCACGCCCGACGAAGAATTCACGCTGGAACCGGGCGACATGCTGTATTTGCCGCCCCACTACGCGCACGACGGCGTGGCCATCGGCGACTGCCAGACGTATTCGATCGGTTTCCGCTCGCCATCGTTCCAGGAACTGGGCGAAGCTTTCCTGCAATTCATGGCCGATTCGATCGACTTGCCGGGCATTTACAGCGATCCCGACCTGAAAGCGTCGGGCAAGCCGGCGGAAATCCCCCGTGAAATGCTCAGCACCATCGCGGAAGAAATGAACAAGGTGCGCTTCACGGAAGAAGACGTGACCATTTTCCTGGGCGAACACCTGTCGGAACCGAAGCACAATGTGTTTTTCACGCCGCTGTCCAAGCCGCTGACGGTGGGCCGCTTCGCGGACGCCGCGCAGAAAAAGGGTGTCGTGTTGTCGCGCAAGACGCTGATGCTGTATCGTGGCAAGAATGTCTTCATCAATGGCGAATCGTTTGCCATTGGCAAGGCCGACAAAACGGCCCTGGAAACCTTGGCCAACGAACGCGCCCTCGATGGCGCCGCCGTGGCACAGGCGTCCGATGACGTGATGGATGCTTTGTATACCTGGTATCAGGATGGCTGGATCGAACTGGCTTGA